A stretch of Prunus dulcis chromosome 6, ALMONDv2, whole genome shotgun sequence DNA encodes these proteins:
- the LOC117630035 gene encoding serine/threonine-protein kinase D6PK-like — protein MSMASKSGARTSPESQRKLIGSQTTEGNFRRPSPLQITKTSKSEPVTPKKLPRHVQQTASKEVSAQTTEEKNCKIPYLKESAKSLADQLGSTLSLGDAKQVPADVCPAVSDTRNLLEGGDQEKKISENGVSPAPAKVSDGTSSLAKTSGSAKISDRADFVESGKSSICRGSTSSDVSDESTCSSLSSAINKPHKANDIHWEAIQAVRARDGVFGLGHFRLLKKLGCGDIGSVYLSELSGTKCYFAMKVMDKASLANRKKLLRAQTEREILQCLDHPFLPTLYTHFETEKYSCLVMEFCPGGDLHTLRQRQPGKHFTEQAVKFYVAEVLLALEYLHMLGIVYRDLKPENVLVRDDGHIMLSDFDLSLRCAVSPTLVKSSAPESEPFRRNSAYCVQPACIEPSCIQPSCVVPTTCFSPRFFSSKSKKDRKPKNEIGNQVRPLPELMAEPTNARSMSFVGTHEYLAPEIIKGEGHGSAVDWWTFGIFLYELLFGKTPFKGSGNRATLFNVVGQPLRFPETPVVSFSAKDLIRGLLVKEPQQRLAYKRGATEIKQHPFFEGVNWALIRCASPPDIPKPVEFDRISAPTVSTSDKATVAASHPDQNNYLEFDFF, from the exons ATGTCGATGGCCTCAAAATCTGGTGCCAGAACTTCCCCAGAAAGTCAGAGGAAATTAATTGGAAGTCAGACCACAGAAGGAAATTTTCGTAGACCTTCACCTTTACAGATCACGAAGACAAGCAAATCAGAGCCAGTTACTCCAAAAAAACTGCCTAGGCATGTGCAACAAACTGCATCTAAGGAGGTTTCTGCACAAACCACCGAAGAGAAGAACTGCAAGATCCCTTATTTGAAGGAGTCTGCCAAATCTTTAGCTGATCAGTTAGGTTCAACTTTATCACTTGGTGATGCAAAACAGGTGCCAGCTGATGTGTGTCCTGCGGTGAGTGACACCAGGAATTTGCTGGAAGGTGGTgatcaagaaaagaaaatatcagaaaatggaGTTAGCCCAGCTCCAGCGAAAGTCAGTGATGGGACCAGCAGTCTTGCCAAGACTAGTGGAAGTGCCAAAATTAGTGATCGAGCTGATTTTGTTGAGAGTGGGAAGAGCAGTATTTGTAGAGGTAGCACAAGCAGTGACGTGAGTGACGAGAGTACTTGTAGCAGCTTAAGTAGCGCTATCAACAAACCTCACAAGGCGAATGACATACATTGGGAAGCCATACAGGCAGTCCGAGCAAGGGATGGTGTTTTTGGTTTGGGCCATTTCAGACTTTTGAAGAAGTTGGGCTGCGGGGATATTGGAAGTGTTTATCTTTCAGAGTTGAGTGGGACAAAATGTTATTTTGCAATGAAGGTCATGGACAAAGCATCTTTAGCTAACCGTAAAAAACTTCTTCGGGCTCAGACTGAGAGAGAAATACTTCAATGTTTAGACCATCCCTTCCTTCCAACCCTATATACCCACTTCGAGACAGAGAAGTATTCTTGTCTGGTGATGGAGTTCTGCCCTGGAGGCGACTTGCACACACTTAGGCAGAGGCAACCAGGAAAGCATTTTACTGAACAAGCAGTGAA GTTCTATGTAGCAGAGGTTCTCCTTGCACTGGAATATCTTCACATGCTCGGGATTGTTTATCGTGACCTCAAGCCAGAAAATGTCCTTGTGAGAGATGATGGGCACATAATGCTTTCCGACTTTGACCTTTCCCTGCGCTGTGCTGTCAGCCCAACCCTTGTCAAATCTTCAGCTCCTGAGTCTGAACCTTTTCGAAGGAACTCAGCTTATTGTGTGCAACCCGCCTGCATTGAGCCCTCTTGTATTCAGCCATCTTGTGTGGTGCCTACAACATGTTTCTCCCCTCGTTTCTTTTCAAGCAAATCCAAGAAAGACCGGAAACCCAAGAATGAAATCGGAAACCAAGTCAGACCATTACCAGAACTTATGGCTGAGCCAACCAATGCTCGCTCGATGTCATTTGTTGGGACCCATGAGTATTTGGCACCAGAAATTATCAAAGGTGAAGGGCATGGCAGTGCTGTTGATTGGTGGACTTTTGGGATCTTTCTGTATGAGCTGTTGTTTGGTAAGACTCCTTTCAAGGGATCAGGGAATCGAGCCACCCTGTTCAACGTGGTGGGTCAGCCATTGAGATTTCCAGAGACACCAGTGGTTAGCTTTTCAGCAAAGGATCTGATAAGGGGCCTACTAGTGAAAGAACCACAGCAGAGGCTGGCATATAAGCGAGGAGCAACAGAGATTAAACAGCATCCCTTCTTCGAAGGTGTTAACTGGGCATTGATTCGATGTGCTAGCCCGCCTGATATTCCAAAACCAGTCGAGTTTGACCGGATTTCAGCCCCCACAGTCTCAACTAGTGATAAAGCTACTGTTGCTGCTTCTCATCCGGACCAAAACAATTATCTGGAATTCGATTTCTTTTAA